The Lactuca sativa cultivar Salinas chromosome 2, Lsat_Salinas_v11, whole genome shotgun sequence genome includes the window GTTATTTCATCAAAACAAAATGTTGAACAATCAACAAAAGAAAttggtttgttaatatatatgAGACAATAAAAAAAGttagaaaaaaatttaaaaaaatcttaaaaacCATTATAAAAATGTCTTAAAAAGGTTATACAAAAATAAATCTGTAAAGAAAAACTAAATTGTGAAGAATTCGTAACAAATTTTTTAATTTGGATAAAATTATAATCTAggtcaaaaatataaaatctaaaGAGAGGTGACCTTTAAACatacaaaagaaacaaaaaattatttatcTTTTAACATACCAAATTAGTTATTTGGCAATTCTAAAATAATATACAATCaatacaaaaaaaacataaaaacatgaATTGTTTATCTTTTAACATATGAAATAGTTATTTGgcaattttaaaacattttgaaaAGTTTGTTTAAAAACATGATAACCCATTATTTTatgattaaaatttcatatatatatatatatatatatatatatatatatatatatatatatatatatatatatatatatatatatatatatatatatatatatatatatatatatatatatatgaaaaaaaataataaatccaACTAAAAATATTAAGCATTTTTCCAAAATTTGATAAAATTAACGTTTTTGCACGAACATACATAAATTTCGCATGTTGATCTGCGAAATTACAGATTTGACATAAAATTATTGTACTAAAAAAATATACCGTATTCATATTCTACAAACATCATGATTTTTTTGGTCAATAATAAATTTCTCTAAAGATTAAcaataattatttttaaaaaaaatttcataACAAAGTATAGCTTTGTTAAAACATTTTCttaccaaaaaaaaattatattaaaaaaatatgatataaaatgagttaaaaaaattatataagaaGGAACATTTCAGAGTGTCTAAAGCCCATTTCATAGGCCCTATAAAATTCATGATTATTGGtcggatttttttatatttttttttaatatatggaCCATTCGCCATAATTTTTTTTCGATACAATGATTTTTTCAATTTAATTAAGGGAgtgttttgtaatttattttctataACAGTACCAACtatgtcaaaattcaaaattattatgaAGAAAGTGTCAAACGGAGTATACTATTTAGACATATGaaccatttatatatatatataaaaaaaaactatatttgtATTATTTCtaggaacaattttttttttttttttttttttttttttttttttttttttaaatttattagtaaATAGGAATCAAACCTACCAACATGCTAAAACCACAAAATTTAAGATTCATAATTCAGATAGTATTTAAGTTTAAAATTGATCAATAAAATGACCAAGGGTTTCCAAACTTGAGTTGTTTTATCGGAAAAGAAGTAGCCTagcaatttaatttttatatttatttattaattacttatattatatatatgtatgtatattaataaattaaaaagacATAAGTAAAATTGTTGACAAGATACCCAACACGACCTACTCCCGTCTTGGTAGCATGGTGTGAACTGTGATGACTACTATGAGTTCAAGAGTGACCTCCTCACCTCCCACACATAAAAAATTAGTTTAAGTCTTTaatttaatttatcttttaatagaAAGTAAAACATTTAATTTGATTATTTGATCTCCAAATAACCATAATGATTAATGCATACCTCTACGAAGGTGATATATGACGTCATAAGAATGTCTGAAAACTGCGAAGCTGAATAGATTCTATTCAGAAAAGGATTGACGTAATAATTCTGAAGAAAATCACTGCTTCCAGCACTCAAAATATGAATCCCAGTAGAAAATATTTCGTTAGCTTTCTCCCTTCCGATCATCCCCACCACTCGCTTTTGCCAGTCTTTGTAATACGACAGTTGCCGGCGTAACGAAATCGCTTGctgcaacacacacacacacaaaaacccCTAATCAGAAActatcataaaccctaaatctcgaacTAATTTCTACATTTGAGCAAAAGAATTAGAGATTTCTTACGTATATTAGTGCTGTTCCTTCGTAGTAACCGGAGCCGGCGGAAGCGAAGTTGGCGCCGGTGAGTAGCAGTGTTTGATTTTCGGGTCGACTCAGGTATGCCGGTGGATATGTATCGAATCCAAGGTATTCAGCTGTAATATAtagaaaacaaacacaaaaagaaACGATTAAAAACTTGAAATCGATCATTAATGTCGATCGAAATTTCCGTCGAACTTATTGTTGATTTGTTGAGTAGTTGAACTTTTATCGATCGAAGTAGCTAACAGAATCGTAAGAACGATGAAAGCTAATGAACCAGATCTCGTAATCGGAAATTGAACTACTATTTGATCTGAAAACGAATGATGCGACTACTTACAAGTGTAATCGGCTGCTAATTTTCCGTTGCAGAATCTTCCGGTAGGTTTATGATCAACGAAGTCTCTTCCATAAGGAAGAAAGTCTGCTCGGAGGAAAGTAGCGACGTGATTGTTGTTTCCGGCGTCCAATACAGAGTCGCCGAAGAAGCATAACGCCGGAACAATAGGTTCGCCATTGATCACGGCGACAACGAGAAAAAATATTAAGATCCGACGCTTGAAACACTCCATTGATGGATCTCTTCCCCACGAAATCAATGAGTCGATGAGTTTCAGATTGGGAGAATTTATAGTCGGCTTTTCAAACAAGAAGTCTCGTAAAAATAACTCtacttcatcatcatcattaacAACAACATTTGACATATGGAACTTGCAAATTTGCAATAGTTTTCGTGTATGAAAATCACGCAAAGTGTTTAACTGCAAAATCAGAAAGAGATGTGAAGGAGATAAACAGAGCGAAAAAGAAACAAAGTTCTTGACAACATGGCGGACAATGAAAATATTTCAATAATTTTGGCTACTTGCTCGCAGTGGTAGTGTGGTACTGGTAGCTGAAGCAAATTACAATAATACCCTCATGGTATTTTATGTATGTCATTGTTTATAGATAAACTACATAGACATGTAAGTTGTATCAATGTGTTTATGTTAATATGTTATTGATTAAATTAAATTTTTGCGGACAAAAGTACAAAAGAACTATTTATTACAGATATTTTGTTCAAAATTTATTGGAGAAGAATCTATTTCGTTTGTTTCAACAATTGTATTTTATGAAAGTCACACATTTCATTCATTATTTAACATTTATTCTCACATTTCTACCACATGtacggtatatatatatatatatatatatatatatatatatatatatatatatatatatatatatatatatatatatatatatatatatatatatataaaggtttatACATAACACAACCATACATTTTATTAAAATTACCATTTTGACCAAATTGCtcttttttcatatatatttttggCATAACtagtcttttatttatttattctaataaataaatatcattttctttATGACTTATCAATTTTTAAGAGTTTGTCACATATAGTTTAGTGGTTTTAGTTATCATAAATTAAAATCTCAcataattaatgtatattaatataaatagtAACATTTTATTTGTCAATTCCTATAATTTAGGTTTGGAACAAAAAAGGAAAGATATTctttaaaatacatatttcaacTATAACAATAGAAAATATTATCGATTTTGAAATCAAAACTCTTAAATAAACGAGTTAAACTCCTAAAGttgaaaaataattttattattattgagATTTGAATCGAAACTTGCAAATCATAATCATGAAATCAAACATTTTTAATGGTACTTTGTAAACAAAACATTCTAATTATTTTCTTTCTGATGATATTTTTTAAAAcaatgatcatatatatatatatatatatatatatatatatatatatatatatatattttgtcagATTTATTAATGTTTAAGTATTTTCTTACGACTAGGAGGTTGTACTATTAAGCATTAGCATGATGACTTGAATTCATTATAAGTTGCTTCAACATGTGGTGTGTGTTCTTTGGTATTTAACTTTTTAATAATCAACATGTGTAGTACACGGGTCTCGCACCTAATTTTTTCTAACATTTTAAATCTTCAAGTTTTCGGATGTTGTAAAATGCAACTCAACTAGAACCTTGTTCTTTATATTTATCCATAACCCAAATGTTGACTACTAATCTATTTCATTAAGAATAAAGTCAATACCTCATTCACTTAAAAAACATAactaactattattataaaagctTATATGATATATAGTCATGTATTAAAACATAGTTTCACAAAACAATCAAAGGGTTATCAAAGTTTACAAAATCTGGGGTTACAACATAATATCATAACCACATTTAAATCAAACATTATATCTATCAAAGTTTCCATCTAAGTCCAACCTTTAGTCCTTAGCtcttgattttgaaaacaaaacatattttaaaagaaaatacgTAAGACAAAAGTCTAATGAGATTAGAGCcaacaaaaataaactaaaaacataatTTCAAAACAATAATAAAGTTCAACAATTTATAAAACAATCACTAACAAAAAATCATGGGTTATCCCGTAACAAATGGGGAGTTAATACCCTTTTTTGGTTCGCAACAACTCCTTACTAACCACATGAGAGCTAATCTCATTGTGGTCGATGGAGAGTATGTACTCTATACACCATGATAACTACTTTACATAGAGATGTATCATCCTAGTAGTATCTCATTCGTTCCACTAAGGGAACATGTATGACCTTTCAAAAACAACTAATGcattcataacataaaacataaaacccAATCCATGAGTGAAACTAATTACAGTCAATAAACATATGGCATGCTAAACTTTCAAAACATTACTACTAGTAATTCCTTTTAACTCGATTCACATACGATCATAATGATTCAAGTCTCAAAACACTTGacaacaaacacatatagatgagaagtcttgttttgttatataCCCATAAAAATTCATATGTACTCACCTTGTGTAATTAAATGAGCTTGATATACATCTGTTATCCCTTGTCCTTCTTTGAATCGTTTAGTAATTCAAAACTTATGGAAATTAAATTTCCATTCATACATATTAGGATATGATTAAATTCACGTATCATAAAAGTATTCATTCTATACTTTAcaacttttttattattattataaaaaataagacaTATTTTAAATGTCTTAATCCGTTAATTTAAATTCTTTAATTAATATAGTGATATAATAGGATCAAATGCATAATCATACTTGTAATATGATGCAACAACCTTGTGTTGGCTTCCTATAAAGGGAGAGATATTAATCTCTTAATAAGCCATGAAGAATTTACTAATTACATATAATTACATGATAATCACCTGATAAATTAATAACCTGTACTATGCATCAATAACTTGTACTTCGATTAATCATCAATAATCTAAGACTAAAGCATGTTAGTATTATTTGATAACATTATAATCACCTCCATGTAGTAATTATCTCAATCTAATTTCATCATGCAAGAAAATTCTCAAAATAGGGTTTATTAGCTAATATGGAGATTCACCAATCTTAATTCATACAAAATATAAGGAATAGAATAATACCTTATTTCCTTCACTTGAGTGGAAAAATCCCTTTGTTTAATCTTGATTTAAGCTCGATATCATCTCGACATAATAAATACATCaagaacacacatacacacacatttaACACTCAGGGACTATTTGATATATTGTTGACCTGATCGTTCATTACTTTTTGAATGAATCGATTCGGTCAGCCTGTTTAATACACATAAAAAATGCTTATGATCCAGTAAGTAATAGCTGACTTGATCCTATGAAAAAATGATGTTGGCCTAATATTTTTGGGTTTAATTATGTTGGTGCCCTAATAGAAACATGCCACCACTCAAAAATCTTCCTCCTTTACCACACAACGTCTACAAACTTTGCTTCACTCTTCCTCCCGCCGGCCACGTTTGTTGCCTCCAACTCAAGTAGAGGCTCTGCCACAAGCAGGTGATTCTTCTACCGTTCATTCTTTCTTCAAATTTATCTCATCAATTTACAATATGTTTCGCAAATTTAACGTAAATAAACCCCTTAAAAACTTTTTAGTTTAAATAGGTTAAAAGTAGTTTCCAAGTTATGTGATGTTTGAGTCTTAGTTAAATAAGATATATGTAACCGTTCAGAAGTGTAGTCAATATGTGGCCTTTGAGGTTTGGtttattaccccccccccccccccccccccccccccccccgagagATGTTACATCTATTCCACCTAATGCCTAATGAACCAGATCGAAATGGGGAAAACTACATTACATAGGCTTCATCGAAATTCATGGGCTCCATTAGTGACATTTGAGACTCTGAAGACTTCAATGAGTTTCATCACAAATCAATTACTATATCACAAATAAAGTTATTAAGTTTATTTGCTTCTTTATATGTGTCTATTTGTAAATAGTCAATaaacagaaaaataaataaaaattaaaaaatttaagaaaatataCAAAACAAAAAGAGAATAGTTCTAAAAAAACGAGAAAAAtgagaaaatagaaaaaaagaaggaaataaataaatagttaTATATTAGGTTTATATAGATATAGTAGTTTATTTTAGTTTGATTCATTTAAAAATTGGGCAATAAACTTTGAGTTTGGATATTTTTTGAATGGTATATTTCTAAAGTGTGAAAGAAATAAGTGAAGTTAAAGTTGGTGAGTAATTGTTTGTAAGGATAAAGAGTATT containing:
- the LOC111907156 gene encoding GDSL esterase/lipase At5g03810 translates to MSNVVVNDDDEVELFLRDFLFEKPTINSPNLKLIDSLISWGRDPSMECFKRRILIFFLVVAVINGEPIVPALCFFGDSVLDAGNNNHVATFLRADFLPYGRDFVDHKPTGRFCNGKLAADYTSEYLGFDTYPPAYLSRPENQTLLLTGANFASAGSGYYEGTALIYQAISLRRQLSYYKDWQKRVVGMIGREKANEIFSTGIHILSAGSSDFLQNYYVNPFLNRIYSASQFSDILMTSYITFVEGLYDVGVRRFGVITLPPIGCLPAAITFFNLGSNNCMQQLNDDALTFNKKLNDTSQNLVVRFPDLKIVVFGIYDTLLTMINTPGARGFCESRKGCCGTGTLETSILCNEISVGTCPNATGYVFWDGFHPSDTANQLLAQSLLRQGIPLIS